The following proteins are co-located in the Streptomyces sp. NBC_01198 genome:
- a CDS encoding DUF6086 family protein, with amino-acid sequence MSSDDASDGIRFAITPTGAISQIWFRTGSSHVAPEAGLWRADDRVAGLFLGHAALFADFLGVPSGIGNIVNGECPVDGSLLDAFCVASLAEYGATVQGIQRALTVGFIATALVLLDRAGRPVPTCVAPEQQAAWAALRDQHSAVMPR; translated from the coding sequence ATGAGTTCCGACGACGCGTCTGACGGTATCCGGTTCGCAATAACGCCTACCGGAGCGATATCTCAGATCTGGTTCAGAACTGGCTCCTCACATGTCGCTCCTGAAGCGGGACTATGGCGAGCCGACGATCGTGTTGCCGGCCTGTTCCTGGGACACGCGGCGCTCTTCGCGGACTTCCTCGGGGTGCCATCAGGGATCGGCAACATCGTCAACGGTGAGTGCCCTGTCGACGGCTCCCTCCTCGACGCGTTCTGCGTCGCTTCTCTTGCCGAGTACGGTGCGACGGTTCAAGGGATCCAGCGCGCGCTGACAGTGGGATTCATCGCCACAGCCCTCGTCCTGCTGGACCGAGCCGGACGACCGGTCCCCACTTGCGTCGCCCCGGAACAACAAGCTGCGTGGGCCGCTCTACGCGATCAGCACTCCGCCGTCATGCCGCGCTGA
- a CDS encoding SitI3 family protein, whose product MAISHSFSIATTMPTAEVAGVLKDRGADKGLLAATVTPELLLDPGAVSEHGTWIRVVATRPQPWSPLITDLGITPSVRVAFVFDKESDLARQEDDVIQLVTGLLEHVPGDAVLEYHDEIIWLLRRNGDLSLNERDDLWSPRRLAEVRQPYRRATYAFSEE is encoded by the coding sequence ATGGCAATTTCCCACAGCTTCAGCATCGCCACGACAATGCCGACGGCAGAGGTCGCAGGAGTGCTGAAGGATCGCGGTGCCGACAAGGGCCTGCTGGCGGCAACCGTGACGCCCGAGCTTCTGCTCGACCCCGGGGCGGTCTCGGAGCACGGCACCTGGATCCGGGTCGTCGCGACCCGCCCCCAGCCGTGGAGCCCGCTGATCACAGACCTCGGTATCACCCCGAGCGTGCGGGTGGCGTTCGTGTTCGACAAGGAATCCGACTTGGCCCGCCAGGAGGACGACGTCATCCAGTTGGTGACCGGACTGCTGGAACACGTTCCTGGTGACGCCGTACTGGAATACCACGACGAGATCATCTGGCTACTCCGGCGCAATGGCGACCTGAGCTTGAATGAGAGGGACGACCTGTGGTCCCCGCGACGCCTCGCTGAGGTTCGGCAGCCCTACCGCCGCGCAACGTACGCTTTTTCAGAGGAGTGA
- a CDS encoding protein-tyrosine phosphatase family protein: protein MKTRQKNRDVPEPDEPWSEISPCLWMGAHYWTDRAGELQPAVVRGEFDLVVSLFTLAGHGPPPAVEHVVVELPDGPLAPDQIGAVQQLTVRVSAAVRAARSVLVRCHSGYNRSGLVVGQALIDLGSDPSAAVDLIRQKRSPWALNNEVFEQYLTAGLDVAYLLTGLEPLR, encoded by the coding sequence ATGAAGACGCGCCAGAAAAATCGAGACGTCCCTGAGCCCGACGAGCCGTGGAGTGAGATCAGCCCCTGCCTGTGGATGGGTGCCCACTACTGGACCGACAGAGCGGGCGAGTTGCAGCCGGCGGTCGTGCGCGGTGAGTTCGACCTCGTGGTGAGCCTCTTCACCCTCGCTGGTCACGGTCCGCCGCCCGCCGTCGAGCATGTGGTCGTCGAACTCCCGGACGGCCCGCTGGCACCGGACCAGATCGGTGCGGTCCAGCAACTGACCGTCCGCGTCTCCGCCGCCGTCAGGGCAGCGCGTTCCGTCCTCGTACGCTGCCACTCCGGCTACAACCGCTCGGGCCTGGTCGTCGGCCAGGCGCTGATCGACCTGGGCAGCGACCCGAGCGCGGCCGTGGATCTGATCCGGCAGAAGCGGTCGCCCTGGGCGTTGAACAATGAGGTGTTCGAGCAGTACCTCACCGCGGGCCTCGACGTCGCCTATCTATTGACCGGACTGGAACCGCTCCGCTGA
- a CDS encoding SMI1/KNR4 family protein, whose translation MTDLARLFERVRARAEQESADLPPRVGEQEIAQAESVLGFTLPPVLNGLYCHVANGGFGPEYHLLPLTGNGRTTVAEYGPLRAASDGYWPHGVLPILDWGCGMYAAVDCLHPDAPVLLFEPNAGPEDWADAWFLDSPSLAQWLSTWLEGTGWWEEDGMVADDAPEPTPWADAAARIAATR comes from the coding sequence GTGACTGACCTGGCACGGCTCTTCGAGCGCGTACGTGCGCGCGCCGAGCAGGAGTCGGCTGACCTTCCGCCGCGTGTCGGCGAACAGGAGATCGCGCAGGCTGAATCCGTTCTCGGCTTCACGCTTCCACCCGTACTGAACGGGCTGTACTGCCACGTCGCCAACGGCGGCTTCGGCCCCGAGTACCACCTACTGCCACTGACCGGGAACGGGCGGACAACTGTCGCCGAGTACGGGCCACTGCGCGCAGCCTCCGACGGGTACTGGCCCCACGGTGTCCTCCCGATCCTGGACTGGGGCTGCGGCATGTACGCCGCCGTCGACTGCCTTCACCCCGACGCACCCGTCCTCCTCTTCGAACCCAACGCCGGACCGGAGGACTGGGCAGACGCCTGGTTCCTGGACTCGCCGTCACTCGCCCAGTGGCTGTCCACCTGGTTGGAGGGGACGGGTTGGTGGGAGGAGGACGGCATGGTGGCCGACGACGCACCCGAGCCCACGCCCTGGGCCGACGCTGCGGCGCGCATCGCGGCGACGCGCTGA
- a CDS encoding DUF6928 family protein has protein sequence MGAKTSLLIFSDGDAPSALRGARVVDDSATADLLQRLYPGWVVEPDDGTTLVEATYPPDGVCYAASFSDVDVVCDRRLMSLRPSSMPEHVLEAAGRGRVFFHAMHSVSDALTFAVWENGRLVRSLSLSPDGGIVENIGVPYDFEASYWAGEHPVEPVLRWGDDQPPYPLAFHPLELGEEALRAFAGFVLEGLPSPADADPDEVPLNGYRVTNPNGPDPARTEAEMRQRVAAMHRHRVLRFEADGTITAV, from the coding sequence ATGGGTGCCAAAACAAGTTTGCTGATCTTTTCGGACGGGGATGCGCCGTCCGCGCTACGGGGTGCCCGCGTCGTCGACGATTCGGCGACGGCCGACCTGCTCCAGCGCCTGTATCCGGGCTGGGTTGTGGAGCCCGACGACGGCACGACCCTGGTGGAGGCGACGTATCCGCCTGACGGCGTTTGCTATGCGGCCAGCTTCTCGGATGTGGATGTCGTCTGCGATCGGCGTCTGATGAGCCTCCGCCCGTCGTCCATGCCCGAGCATGTGCTGGAAGCGGCCGGCAGAGGCCGAGTCTTCTTCCACGCGATGCACAGCGTCTCGGACGCCCTCACCTTCGCTGTCTGGGAGAACGGCCGGCTGGTGCGTTCCCTCAGCCTCTCGCCGGACGGCGGGATCGTCGAGAACATCGGCGTCCCGTACGACTTCGAGGCGTCGTATTGGGCGGGAGAGCATCCGGTCGAGCCGGTTCTGAGATGGGGCGACGACCAGCCGCCGTACCCTCTGGCCTTCCACCCCCTCGAACTGGGCGAGGAGGCGCTGCGAGCGTTCGCCGGGTTCGTGCTGGAGGGTCTCCCATCGCCCGCCGACGCGGACCCGGACGAAGTCCCGCTTAACGGCTACCGGGTCACCAACCCGAACGGCCCCGACCCCGCCAGGACCGAAGCGGAGATGCGGCAGCGAGTGGCGGCCATGCATCGGCACCGGGTGCTTCGGTTCGAGGCGGACGGCACCATCACCGCGGTGTAG
- a CDS encoding IS110 family transposase: MTHDGPQITGGVDTHGLTHHAAVIDTIGRHLADQEFPATIRGYRDLLAWMRSLGELAAVGVEGTGAYGAELARVLTAAGVTVIDVDRPDRKTRRMKGKSDPIDAYAAATAVLSGRATGTPKSRDGVVEAVRVLRTARRSAVKARTQAMNQIRGLLVSAPAMLREQVAGVDRATLIRTLARLRPGDDLSRPLTATRAALRRLARRHQAMDAEIAELDAELGPLTRQAAPALLELFGVGPETAGQLLVSAGDNPERMRSEAAFAHLAGVAPIPASSGRTHRHRLNRGGDRAANNALHTIVLVRMRYDERTRTYVERRTKEGLSKKDIMRCLKRFVAREVYRALTSTPTEQATQTDLAPAA, from the coding sequence ATGACGCACGACGGCCCGCAGATCACCGGCGGAGTCGACACCCACGGCCTGACCCACCACGCGGCGGTGATCGACACCATCGGCCGGCACCTGGCTGACCAGGAGTTCCCGGCCACGATCCGCGGCTACCGGGATCTGCTGGCCTGGATGCGTTCACTCGGCGAGCTGGCCGCGGTGGGTGTGGAGGGCACCGGCGCCTACGGGGCCGAACTCGCCCGGGTGCTCACCGCCGCAGGAGTCACAGTCATCGATGTCGACCGTCCGGACCGCAAAACCCGGCGGATGAAGGGCAAGTCCGACCCGATCGACGCCTACGCCGCCGCGACAGCCGTACTGTCCGGGCGGGCCACCGGCACCCCCAAGAGCCGGGACGGCGTGGTCGAGGCCGTGCGCGTGCTGCGGACCGCTCGCCGCAGCGCGGTCAAGGCCCGCACCCAGGCGATGAACCAGATCCGGGGCCTGCTGGTCTCGGCGCCTGCGATGCTGCGCGAGCAGGTCGCGGGAGTGGACCGGGCCACGCTGATACGCACGCTCGCCCGGCTGCGGCCCGGCGACGACCTGTCCCGCCCGCTGACCGCCACCCGGGCAGCCCTGCGCCGCCTGGCCCGCCGCCACCAGGCGATGGACGCCGAGATCGCCGAGCTGGACGCGGAACTCGGTCCGCTGACCCGGCAGGCCGCTCCCGCACTGCTGGAACTGTTCGGCGTCGGCCCCGAAACCGCCGGCCAACTGCTGGTCTCGGCCGGGGACAACCCCGAACGTATGCGTTCGGAGGCCGCCTTCGCGCACCTGGCCGGGGTCGCACCGATCCCGGCATCCTCCGGCCGCACCCACCGCCACCGCCTCAACCGAGGCGGCGACCGGGCCGCGAACAACGCCCTGCACACCATCGTGCTCGTCCGCATGCGCTACGACGAGCGCACCCGCACCTACGTCGAACGCCGCACCAAGGAAGGCCTGTCCAAAAAGGACATCATGCGCTGCCTCAAACGATTCGTCGCCCGCGAGGTCTACCGCGCCCTGACCAGCACACCGACCGAACAAGCCACACAAACCGACCTTGCTCCTGCCGCTTGA
- a CDS encoding type ISP restriction/modification enzyme — translation MSEFGRACKVKLSGGGSSEAAIRAPLEGLLQTVGERHEQHEVSWHDEFRVPDLGVRPDYAIRASGELAGYIELKKPGLPVDPDTFSKSNREQWEKLRNLPNLLYTNGIEWRLFRDGRQLGETVYFTGSLYSAGESLAPVDPGALDALLKHFLGWRPPAIRRVARLVQHVAPLCRLLRAAVLEQLSAEARSSKRDDDVRARPFTGLKNDWRRMLFPSADDATFADGYAQAVTFALLLARSEDVLEEGIGLHDIGRRLDADHALMGKALQLLTDNVNERFTVTLELLRRTIAQVDWPAIRTGNRDAYLHLYEHFLTIYDPVLRQRSGSYYTPHEVVQEMVRLTEDVLRTRLGQPGGFRSDGVRIVDPAMGTGTFLHTIIERVAEQAAEGSGRAMSADAISRLAPRLYGFEMQMGPFAVAELRASELLKRYDTPLPEGGLNLFVTDTLDNPFVEDEYLASTYEALSESRRRANNVKANVPVTVVIANPPYDDKAEDRGGWVEKRTGRDEVPLLDAFRYPGNGRYEHVLKNMYVYFWRWATWKVFDADDGERHGVVCFITPSGWATGPGGRGMRDYLRRTCDEGWIINLSPEGHRSDVATRPFPGVAQPLAISIFVRKAGVERGGDHRARVHYRALAGRRADKFRQLHAVHIDDNGWRDAHSRSPRPFTPDTQSGWEDFLALDDLFPWGTLGITSNRSWVSSPSEEDLRRRWTTLIREADQVEKARLFKETRDRKLASKKNPLPGQDNRIQPIGRETSVRPALMRTALRSFDRQWLIADNRVLDYPRPDLWASLQAGQIFLNQQSSHEIDSGPAVVATHLVPDTHHFNGRGGRILPLLHPDGSPNLPSGLLAYLARAANQDGVTATDLAAYVVAVAGHDAFTQRFAEELLTPGVRIPLTRDGALWARAVGLGREILWASTYGDRCADPALGRIAGEVQFPLGDERQVRYLTQIGSRMPDRLEYDAATRTLHLGDGSLAPVPDVVWAYDVGGMKIVSKWFGYRKAAPTSKRTSPLDDIHAERWPHEWTTELIDLLSVLRRLTDLEPRQSELLGEILAGPVITEAELTASGVLPVAAAARKARHAAVDVLFEGHEVP, via the coding sequence GTGTCGGAGTTCGGACGTGCCTGCAAGGTCAAACTGTCGGGCGGCGGCAGTTCGGAAGCCGCCATACGCGCGCCCCTTGAGGGTCTGCTCCAAACCGTCGGCGAGCGCCACGAGCAGCACGAGGTCTCCTGGCACGACGAGTTCCGCGTCCCCGACCTCGGCGTCCGACCCGACTACGCCATCCGCGCGAGTGGTGAGTTGGCGGGCTATATCGAGCTCAAGAAGCCGGGGTTGCCGGTCGACCCCGACACCTTCAGCAAGAGCAACCGTGAGCAGTGGGAGAAACTGCGGAACCTGCCCAATTTGCTGTACACCAATGGCATCGAGTGGCGGTTGTTCCGCGACGGTCGGCAGCTCGGCGAGACGGTCTACTTCACAGGATCGCTCTACTCTGCGGGCGAGAGCCTGGCGCCGGTGGACCCGGGCGCGCTGGATGCGCTGCTGAAGCACTTCCTGGGGTGGAGGCCCCCGGCCATCAGGCGCGTTGCGCGGCTCGTGCAGCACGTTGCTCCGCTCTGCCGATTGCTGCGCGCTGCCGTCCTTGAGCAGTTGTCAGCCGAGGCCCGATCGTCCAAGAGGGACGACGATGTCCGCGCCCGGCCGTTCACGGGGCTCAAGAACGACTGGCGGCGGATGCTGTTCCCGTCCGCAGACGATGCGACCTTCGCCGACGGCTACGCCCAGGCGGTCACCTTCGCCCTGCTGCTCGCCCGTTCCGAAGACGTGCTTGAAGAGGGAATTGGCCTCCACGACATTGGCCGCCGCCTCGATGCCGACCACGCCCTCATGGGAAAGGCCCTCCAACTCCTCACCGACAATGTCAACGAGCGGTTCACCGTCACGTTGGAACTGCTGCGCCGAACCATTGCCCAGGTGGACTGGCCGGCCATCCGCACCGGCAACCGTGACGCCTACCTCCACCTCTACGAGCACTTCCTCACGATCTATGACCCGGTGCTGCGCCAGCGGAGCGGCTCCTACTACACCCCGCACGAGGTCGTCCAGGAGATGGTGCGTCTCACCGAGGACGTGCTGCGCACGCGGCTCGGTCAACCCGGAGGGTTCCGCAGCGACGGCGTTCGGATCGTCGATCCCGCCATGGGCACCGGGACCTTTCTCCATACGATCATCGAGCGGGTCGCCGAGCAGGCCGCCGAGGGCTCCGGACGGGCAATGTCCGCCGACGCCATCTCGCGCCTCGCCCCGCGGCTGTACGGGTTCGAGATGCAGATGGGACCGTTCGCTGTTGCGGAGTTGCGGGCCTCCGAGCTGCTCAAGCGCTACGACACTCCGCTACCTGAGGGAGGCCTCAACCTCTTCGTCACCGACACGCTGGACAACCCGTTCGTCGAGGATGAATACCTGGCCTCTACGTACGAGGCCCTGTCCGAGTCCCGACGGCGAGCGAACAACGTCAAAGCCAACGTTCCCGTGACCGTCGTGATTGCCAACCCTCCGTACGACGACAAGGCCGAAGACCGTGGCGGCTGGGTGGAGAAGCGCACCGGCCGCGACGAGGTGCCGTTGCTCGACGCTTTTCGCTACCCAGGCAACGGGCGATACGAGCACGTACTCAAGAACATGTACGTGTACTTCTGGCGTTGGGCCACCTGGAAGGTCTTCGACGCGGACGACGGCGAACGCCACGGCGTGGTCTGCTTCATCACGCCTTCAGGCTGGGCCACTGGTCCTGGCGGTCGCGGCATGCGGGACTATCTGCGCCGCACCTGCGACGAGGGCTGGATCATCAACCTGTCGCCGGAGGGACACCGCTCCGACGTTGCCACGCGGCCCTTCCCTGGCGTCGCGCAGCCGTTGGCGATCTCCATATTCGTTCGCAAGGCGGGAGTAGAACGGGGCGGGGACCACCGGGCGAGGGTGCACTACCGGGCACTTGCCGGCCGCCGGGCGGACAAGTTCCGTCAGTTGCACGCGGTGCATATCGATGACAACGGCTGGCGTGACGCGCACTCCCGGAGTCCGCGGCCGTTCACACCAGATACCCAGTCTGGGTGGGAAGACTTTTTGGCGCTAGATGATCTTTTCCCATGGGGGACGCTTGGGATCACCTCGAACCGCTCATGGGTGAGCAGTCCATCGGAGGAGGATCTGCGTCGACGATGGACCACTCTGATCCGTGAGGCCGATCAGGTTGAGAAGGCGAGGCTGTTCAAGGAGACGAGAGACCGCAAGCTTGCCAGCAAGAAGAACCCACTGCCCGGACAGGACAATCGAATACAGCCGATCGGTCGAGAGACAAGCGTCCGCCCAGCGCTCATGCGCACGGCCCTCCGCAGCTTCGACCGCCAGTGGCTGATCGCCGACAACCGCGTACTCGACTACCCGCGCCCCGACCTGTGGGCGTCCCTCCAGGCAGGGCAGATTTTCCTCAACCAGCAGTCGTCCCATGAGATCGACTCCGGCCCTGCGGTCGTGGCCACACACCTCGTCCCGGACACGCACCACTTCAATGGCCGTGGAGGCCGGATCCTGCCGCTCCTGCACCCGGACGGGTCGCCGAACTTGCCGTCGGGACTGCTCGCGTACCTGGCTCGCGCAGCGAACCAGGACGGGGTCACGGCCACCGACCTCGCCGCTTATGTCGTGGCCGTGGCCGGCCACGACGCCTTCACACAGAGGTTCGCCGAGGAACTACTGACGCCGGGCGTACGCATACCTCTCACCCGAGACGGAGCGTTGTGGGCACGCGCCGTCGGACTCGGCCGGGAGATCCTGTGGGCCTCGACCTACGGTGACCGGTGCGCTGATCCCGCGCTGGGGCGGATCGCCGGTGAAGTGCAGTTCCCATTGGGGGACGAGCGGCAGGTCCGCTACTTGACGCAGATCGGCAGCCGCATGCCCGATCGACTGGAGTACGACGCAGCGACAAGGACGCTCCACCTCGGGGACGGGTCACTCGCTCCTGTTCCCGACGTCGTGTGGGCCTATGACGTGGGCGGCATGAAGATCGTCAGCAAGTGGTTCGGATACCGGAAAGCCGCGCCGACCAGCAAGCGGACGAGCCCCCTGGACGACATACACGCGGAGCGCTGGCCCCACGAATGGACGACGGAACTCATCGACCTGCTCTCGGTACTCCGCCGTCTCACCGACCTCGAACCGCGCCAGAGCGAGCTGTTGGGGGAGATTCTCGCGGGCCCCGTGATCACGGAGGCGGAGCTGACTGCATCTGGAGTGTTGCCTGTTGCCGCGGCTGCCCGGAAGGCGCGCCACGCTGCGGTCGATGTCCTCTTCGAGGGGCACGAGGTGCCGTGA